In one window of Gemmatimonadota bacterium DNA:
- the rpoC gene encoding DNA-directed RNA polymerase subunit beta', translating to MIDFPRTRDQSGSDFEFIRVKIASPEEIRGWSFGEVVKPETINYRSFKPERDGLFCERIFGPVKDWECHCGKFKRIRFRGHVCDRCGVEVTLSKVRRERMGHIELAVPVAHIWFFKTLPSQLGYLLGMTLRDLEKVIYYAAYVVTHPGKQEVEFQDLLDEDEYYDLRVKARDENDEQFKAEIGAEAARTLLKLLDTPDKKIKDRNADGRGLDRLAEWLRYEIVHETSQHRKKKKLKRLKVVDALRNSGDTADTRNRPEWMVMDVVPVIPPDLRPLVPLDGGRFATSDLNDLYRRVINRNNRLKKLIDMRAPEVILRNEKRMLQEAVDALFDNGRRSKAIRGRGKRPLKSLSDMLKGKQGRFRQNLLGKRVDYSGRSVIVVGPELKLHQCGLPKAMAVELFKPFIIHELEKRGEAETVKRAKKIVERADPQVYEVLEDIIKDHPVLLNRAPTLHRLGIQAFEPVLVEGKAIRIHPLVCAAFNADFDGDQMAVHLPLSFEAQLEARVLMLASNNILLPSNGRPVCTPTQDMVIGLHYLTNPGLEITGLERVANDSKGPKAQREDANAKLDKIYESAPHFSTYGEIEMALEQEKMTFQSPVHYWVGEQHGEEDGYWVRTSAGRVLFNSIIPDELGFKNRTFGKKELGDLVFDCFDKIGLAETPAFLDDLKDFGFRYATMGGISVGIDDLEVPHEKAEILKKADEQVARFQEAYASGFISNGERYNKVIDTWTHANNDVADAMVRRLERSKGGFNPVYMMMASGARGNRDQMRQLAGMRGLMAKPQKKLTGGIGEIIESPIKSNFREGLSVVEYFISTHGARKGLADTALKTADAGYLTRRLVDVAQDVTVMTDDCGTILGLDMTALKEGEDIIEPLADRIVGNVALENVYDPIDGELLVEAGALILEDKADAIEDAGLQMVKIRSVLTCEAKRGTCKMCYGRNLATMKMVDTGEAVGILAAQSIGEPGTQLTLRTFHIGGTASRIAAQTQRKSKIKGIVGLERVTTVVTPDGDRIITSREGQILLKTQDDAVRSRLSVPYGATLAVVEEQAIEAGDLLFSWDPYAEPIVADSAGVIEFVDIVDEQTMREELDESTGRRQMTIIEDREKKLHPTIQIWKNTKRREKLREFIIPVGAQLTVHDGDEIKAGDTVAKISREVYKTRDITGGLPRVAELFEARRPKDPAVITEIDGEISFGDIKRGKREVHVTPETGELRTYPVPVGKHMRVHEGDRVRAGDRLSEGPINPHDILRIKGTRAVQEYLLNEIQEVYRLQGVKINDKHIGVIVRQMLQKVRVTDAGETQLLEGENVDRVEFRNVNQKAIEEGTKPARSEPLLLGITKASLTTESFISAASFQETTRVLTDAAVRGALDELKGLKENIIIGHLIPAGTGAHRYQAVEFMVEQSFYDEEIIPLGEPGELVAGLGVGGESD from the coding sequence ATGATCGATTTTCCTAGGACCCGCGATCAGAGCGGATCGGACTTCGAGTTCATTCGGGTCAAGATCGCCTCTCCGGAGGAGATCCGGGGCTGGTCGTTCGGCGAGGTCGTGAAGCCCGAGACGATCAACTACCGCTCGTTCAAGCCGGAGCGCGACGGTCTGTTCTGCGAGCGCATTTTCGGGCCCGTAAAGGACTGGGAGTGCCACTGCGGGAAGTTCAAGCGCATCCGCTTCCGGGGTCATGTATGCGACCGGTGCGGTGTCGAAGTGACGCTCTCCAAGGTGCGGCGCGAGCGCATGGGGCACATCGAGCTCGCGGTGCCGGTGGCACACATCTGGTTCTTCAAGACACTCCCGAGTCAGCTCGGATACCTGCTCGGCATGACGCTGCGCGACCTCGAGAAGGTCATCTACTACGCGGCGTACGTCGTCACGCATCCCGGAAAGCAGGAAGTGGAGTTCCAGGATCTGCTCGACGAGGACGAGTACTACGATCTGCGCGTGAAAGCGCGAGACGAGAACGACGAACAGTTCAAGGCCGAGATCGGTGCGGAGGCGGCGCGCACGCTGCTCAAGCTGCTCGATACACCGGACAAGAAGATCAAGGATCGGAATGCCGATGGCCGTGGGCTCGACCGGCTCGCCGAATGGCTTCGCTATGAGATCGTGCACGAAACGTCCCAGCACCGGAAGAAGAAGAAGCTCAAGCGGCTCAAGGTGGTGGACGCGCTGCGCAACTCGGGCGATACCGCCGACACGCGGAACCGTCCAGAGTGGATGGTCATGGACGTGGTTCCGGTCATCCCGCCCGATCTTCGTCCGCTCGTACCGCTGGACGGTGGTCGCTTCGCGACCTCCGACTTGAACGACCTGTACCGGCGAGTCATCAACAGGAACAACCGGCTCAAGAAGCTCATAGACATGCGCGCTCCGGAGGTCATCCTCCGCAACGAGAAGCGCATGCTGCAGGAGGCTGTCGACGCACTCTTTGACAACGGTCGCCGATCGAAGGCGATCCGGGGTCGCGGCAAGCGTCCGCTCAAGTCGCTCAGCGACATGCTGAAGGGCAAGCAGGGCCGTTTCAGGCAGAACCTGCTCGGCAAGCGTGTGGACTACTCCGGCCGTTCGGTCATCGTAGTCGGGCCGGAGCTCAAGCTGCACCAGTGTGGCTTGCCGAAGGCGATGGCGGTCGAGCTGTTCAAGCCGTTCATCATCCACGAGCTCGAGAAGCGCGGCGAGGCCGAGACGGTGAAGCGCGCCAAGAAGATCGTGGAGCGCGCGGACCCGCAAGTGTACGAGGTCCTCGAGGACATCATCAAGGACCACCCAGTTCTGCTGAACCGTGCGCCGACGTTGCACCGGTTGGGTATCCAGGCGTTCGAGCCGGTGCTCGTCGAGGGCAAGGCGATCCGTATCCACCCGCTGGTGTGCGCGGCGTTCAACGCGGACTTCGACGGAGACCAGATGGCGGTACACCTGCCGCTGTCGTTTGAAGCCCAGCTCGAGGCGCGCGTGCTCATGCTGGCGTCCAACAACATCTTGCTGCCGTCGAACGGTCGTCCCGTTTGTACGCCGACGCAGGACATGGTCATCGGACTGCACTACCTGACGAACCCCGGGCTCGAGATCACGGGTCTGGAGCGCGTGGCGAACGACTCGAAGGGGCCGAAGGCACAACGGGAGGACGCGAACGCCAAGTTGGACAAGATCTACGAGAGCGCACCCCACTTCTCCACCTATGGAGAGATCGAGATGGCGCTTGAGCAGGAGAAGATGACGTTCCAGAGCCCGGTCCATTACTGGGTCGGAGAGCAGCACGGCGAGGAGGACGGATACTGGGTGCGAACGTCCGCGGGTCGCGTGCTCTTCAATTCGATCATCCCCGACGAGCTCGGTTTCAAGAACCGCACTTTCGGGAAGAAGGAGCTCGGGGATCTGGTCTTCGACTGCTTCGACAAGATCGGTCTCGCCGAGACGCCGGCTTTCCTGGACGATCTCAAGGACTTCGGTTTCCGCTATGCCACAATGGGCGGCATCAGCGTCGGTATCGACGACCTAGAGGTGCCCCACGAGAAAGCCGAGATTCTCAAGAAGGCGGATGAGCAGGTGGCGCGTTTCCAGGAGGCGTATGCCAGCGGCTTTATCTCGAACGGCGAGAGGTACAACAAGGTCATCGACACGTGGACCCACGCGAACAACGACGTGGCGGACGCGATGGTACGCCGCTTGGAGCGATCCAAGGGCGGCTTCAACCCTGTGTACATGATGATGGCCTCCGGCGCCCGGGGTAACCGGGACCAAATGCGTCAGCTAGCCGGCATGCGGGGGCTGATGGCCAAACCGCAGAAGAAGCTCACGGGTGGTATCGGCGAGATCATCGAGAGCCCGATCAAGTCGAACTTCCGAGAAGGCCTGTCGGTCGTGGAGTACTTCATCTCCACCCACGGTGCCAGGAAGGGTCTGGCCGATACGGCGCTCAAGACCGCGGACGCGGGCTATCTCACGCGCCGCTTGGTCGACGTCGCTCAGGACGTGACGGTCATGACCGACGATTGCGGGACGATTCTCGGCCTGGACATGACCGCGCTGAAGGAAGGTGAGGACATCATCGAGCCGCTCGCGGACCGTATCGTCGGTAACGTGGCGCTCGAGAACGTCTACGACCCGATCGATGGCGAGCTTCTGGTCGAGGCGGGTGCGCTCATTCTCGAGGACAAGGCCGATGCCATCGAGGATGCGGGTCTCCAGATGGTGAAGATTCGTTCGGTGCTCACGTGTGAGGCGAAGCGCGGTACGTGCAAGATGTGCTACGGCCGCAACCTCGCGACGATGAAGATGGTTGATACCGGTGAGGCAGTAGGTATTCTCGCAGCGCAGTCGATCGGTGAGCCGGGCACGCAGCTCACGCTGCGGACGTTCCACATCGGTGGTACGGCATCCCGCATCGCAGCGCAGACGCAGCGCAAGTCGAAGATCAAAGGCATCGTGGGCCTCGAGCGTGTCACCACGGTCGTGACGCCCGACGGTGATCGGATCATTACTTCTCGGGAAGGACAGATCCTTCTCAAGACCCAGGACGATGCTGTCCGTAGCCGCCTCTCAGTTCCCTACGGCGCGACGCTGGCCGTGGTGGAGGAGCAGGCGATCGAGGCTGGGGATCTACTCTTCAGCTGGGATCCGTACGCGGAGCCGATCGTCGCAGACTCGGCCGGCGTCATCGAGTTCGTCGACATCGTCGACGAGCAGACGATGCGCGAGGAGTTGGACGAGTCCACGGGTCGGCGCCAGATGACGATCATCGAGGATCGCGAGAAGAAGCTCCACCCGACCATTCAGATCTGGAAGAACACCAAGAGGCGGGAGAAGCTTCGCGAGTTCATCATCCCGGTCGGTGCGCAGCTCACTGTCCACGATGGAGACGAGATCAAGGCGGGTGACACCGTCGCAAAGATCAGCCGCGAGGTCTACAAGACACGCGACATCACGGGTGGCCTGCCCCGCGTCGCCGAGCTGTTCGAGGCTAGGCGACCGAAGGATCCGGCGGTCATCACCGAGATCGACGGTGAGATCAGCTTCGGCGACATCAAGCGCGGCAAGCGTGAGGTCCACGTCACGCCAGAAACTGGTGAGTTGAGGACGTATCCGGTTCCGGTCGGCAAGCACATGCGAGTGCACGAGGGCGACCGTGTCCGGGCGGGTGACCGTCTGAGTGAGGGGCCCATCAATCCACACGACATCCTGCGCATCAAGGGGACGCGGGCCGTTCAGGAGTACTTGCTGAACGAGATACAGGAGGTGTACCGGCTCCAGGGCGTCAAGATCAACGACAAGCACATCGGGGTCATCGTTCGTCAGATGCTCCAGAAAGTGCGCGTCACCGATGCCGGCGAGACCCAGCTGCTCGAGGGGGAGAACGTCGACCGGGTAGAGTTCCGCAACGTGAACCAGAAGGCGATCGAGGAGGGCACGAAACCGGCCCGTTCCGAGCCGCTTCTGCTCGGAATCACCAAGGCGAGCCTCACCACCGAGTCGTTCATCTCGGCGGCTTCGTTCCAGGAGACCACCAGGGTGCTCACCGACGCCGCAGTACGCGGTGCGCTCGACGAGCTCAAAGGTCTCAAGGAGAACATCATCATTGGCCACCTGATCCCGGCCGGTACGGGTGCGCACCGCTACCAGGCGGTGGAGTTCATGGTCGAGCAGTCGTTCTACGACGAGGAGATCATCCCGTTGGGCGAGCCCGGGGAGCTGGTGGCTGGGCTGGGGGTAGGCGGGGAGTCCGATTAG
- a CDS encoding 30S ribosomal protein S12 has translation MPTINQLVRKGRKAVQKKNKTPALQRSPQKRGVCTRVYTTTPKKPNSALRKVARVRLTNGYEVTAYIGGEGHNLQEHSIVLIRGGRVKDLPGVRYHIIRGTLDTSGVSDRRQGRSKYGAKRPK, from the coding sequence ATGCCGACGATCAACCAGCTCGTGAGGAAGGGCCGAAAGGCTGTTCAGAAGAAGAACAAAACCCCGGCTCTTCAGCGGAGTCCGCAGAAGCGCGGTGTCTGCACGCGCGTGTATACGACGACTCCGAAGAAGCCGAACTCGGCGCTTCGGAAAGTTGCTCGTGTGCGGCTCACGAACGGGTACGAAGTCACCGCATACATCGGGGGTGAGGGACACAACCTCCAGGAGCACTCGATCGTGCTCATCCGTGGCGGCCGAGTGAAAGACCTTCCGGGTGTTCGGTACCACATCATCCGTGGTACGCTGGATACTTCAGGGGTCAGCGATCGTCGCCAGGGACGCTCCAAGTACGGGGCCAAGCGGCCCAAATAA
- the rpsG gene encoding 30S ribosomal protein S7, translating into MSRRSRAEKRETPPDPRFESRTVTKFINNLMRDGKKSVAEKIFYDAVDILEQRTGQSGVQLFEQALTNTKPTLEVKSRRVGGATYQVPIEVRPERRAALAMRWLISYARRRSEKSMSERLAAELLAASRGEGATVKKKDDTHRMAEANKAFAHYRW; encoded by the coding sequence ATGAGCCGTCGTTCCCGGGCTGAAAAGAGGGAGACTCCTCCCGATCCGCGCTTCGAGTCGCGTACCGTCACCAAGTTCATCAACAACTTGATGCGGGACGGTAAGAAGTCGGTCGCCGAGAAGATCTTCTACGACGCGGTCGACATTCTCGAGCAGCGAACCGGTCAGTCGGGGGTGCAGCTGTTCGAGCAGGCGCTGACCAACACCAAACCGACGCTCGAGGTGAAGAGCCGCCGCGTCGGTGGCGCGACGTATCAGGTGCCGATCGAGGTTCGCCCGGAGCGCCGCGCGGCTTTGGCGATGCGATGGTTGATTTCATACGCGCGTCGCCGTTCGGAAAAGAGTATGTCCGAGCGGCTCGCCGCAGAGCTTCTCGCCGCGAGCCGCGGCGAGGGCGCGACGGTCAAGAAGAAGGACGACACGCACCGGATGGCGGAAGCCAACAAGGCGTTCGCGCACTACCGCTGGTAA
- the fusA gene encoding elongation factor G: protein MPRKTPLPQLRNIGIMAHIDAGKTTTTERILFYTGRVHRVGEVHDGAATMDWMEQEQERGITITSAATTAHWLRNGTDYRINIIDTPGHVDFTAEVERSLRVLDGAVAVFCAVGGVEPQSETVWRQADRYTVPRIAFVNKMDRVGADFINVVGMMRDRLGANAHPVQYPLGEGELFTGVVDIVERKAIIYEGEMGSKFSDGPVPDGLVDTVEELRHTLLEAAIEHDDDLIEKYLGGEELSNDELRHAIRAATIKGVIFPVFCGSAFKNKGVQALLDGVIDYLPSPIDVPAIQGHLPHHDETFETREASDDAPFAALAFKIATDPYVGKLTFFRVYSGSLPAGSYVYNASRDQRERVGRILQMHANKREERDEVFAGDIAAAIGLKHVKTGDTLCVETHPIILEAMSFPEPVIAVAIEPKTRADQDKLTNGLVKLTDEDPTFRVFTDPETNQTIISGMGELHLEIIVDRLKREFGVEANIGRPQVAYRETIRKRAEKVEGRFVRQTGGRGQYGHVVINIEPGTPGSGFIFEDKIHGGSIPREYIGSVEAGIRDALDSGVLASYPVIDVKVELIDGSYHDVDSSEMAFKVAGSMALKAGIKKAKPILLEPIMDVEVVTPADYMGDIIGDLSARRGKVGGMTERAGARVIGASVPLGEMFGYSTTLRSMSQGRAVYTMQFAHYDEVPKSKAEEIMATDGGGAD from the coding sequence ATGCCCAGAAAGACTCCACTACCGCAGCTGCGCAACATCGGCATCATGGCGCACATCGATGCCGGGAAGACCACGACCACCGAGCGCATCCTGTTCTACACGGGACGGGTGCACCGTGTGGGCGAGGTACACGACGGTGCTGCCACCATGGACTGGATGGAGCAGGAGCAGGAGCGAGGGATCACGATTACGTCCGCTGCCACCACAGCTCATTGGCTCCGCAACGGTACCGATTACCGAATTAACATCATCGACACACCCGGCCACGTGGATTTCACGGCCGAGGTCGAACGGTCGCTGCGCGTTCTGGACGGTGCGGTGGCCGTTTTTTGTGCGGTGGGTGGTGTGGAGCCGCAATCCGAGACGGTTTGGCGCCAGGCGGACCGCTACACGGTCCCGCGCATCGCGTTCGTCAATAAGATGGACCGTGTCGGCGCTGACTTCATAAACGTCGTCGGCATGATGCGCGACCGGCTGGGTGCGAACGCGCATCCGGTCCAGTATCCGCTGGGCGAGGGTGAGCTCTTCACAGGGGTCGTCGACATCGTCGAGCGGAAGGCGATCATCTACGAAGGCGAGATGGGCTCGAAGTTCAGCGACGGTCCCGTCCCCGACGGCCTCGTCGACACGGTCGAGGAGTTGCGTCACACGCTGCTCGAGGCCGCGATAGAGCACGACGACGATCTCATCGAGAAGTACCTCGGGGGAGAAGAGCTCAGCAACGATGAGCTCCGTCACGCGATCCGTGCGGCGACCATCAAGGGTGTCATCTTCCCCGTCTTTTGCGGCTCTGCCTTCAAGAACAAAGGCGTGCAGGCGCTCCTGGACGGGGTGATCGACTACCTGCCGTCGCCGATCGACGTGCCCGCGATTCAGGGGCACCTCCCACACCACGACGAGACCTTCGAGACCCGCGAGGCGAGCGACGACGCCCCCTTCGCGGCTCTTGCGTTCAAGATCGCGACGGACCCCTACGTCGGTAAGCTGACGTTCTTCCGGGTCTACTCCGGCTCACTACCCGCCGGTAGCTACGTGTACAACGCCAGCAGGGATCAGCGAGAGCGCGTGGGCCGGATCCTGCAGATGCACGCCAACAAGCGTGAGGAGCGAGACGAGGTGTTCGCGGGCGACATCGCCGCAGCGATCGGCCTCAAGCACGTGAAGACCGGCGACACTCTGTGCGTCGAGACCCACCCGATCATCCTGGAGGCGATGAGCTTCCCGGAGCCGGTCATCGCGGTCGCGATCGAGCCGAAGACGAGGGCCGACCAGGACAAGCTCACGAACGGGCTGGTCAAGCTCACCGACGAGGACCCGACGTTCCGCGTCTTCACCGATCCGGAGACGAACCAGACGATCATCTCGGGCATGGGTGAGCTCCACCTCGAGATCATCGTCGATCGCCTCAAGCGCGAGTTCGGCGTCGAGGCCAACATCGGTCGCCCGCAGGTCGCGTACCGCGAGACGATCCGCAAGCGAGCCGAGAAAGTGGAAGGCAGGTTCGTCCGCCAGACGGGTGGGCGCGGTCAGTACGGCCACGTGGTCATCAACATCGAACCGGGCACACCCGGTTCGGGCTTCATCTTCGAGGACAAGATCCACGGTGGCTCGATCCCTCGAGAGTACATCGGCTCCGTCGAAGCGGGGATCCGTGACGCGCTCGACTCGGGCGTGCTCGCCAGCTACCCGGTCATCGACGTGAAGGTCGAGCTGATCGACGGGTCGTACCACGATGTCGACTCGAGTGAAATGGCGTTCAAGGTCGCCGGCTCGATGGCACTCAAGGCGGGCATCAAGAAGGCCAAGCCGATCCTGCTCGAGCCGATCATGGACGTCGAGGTCGTGACTCCGGCCGACTACATGGGAGATATCATCGGCGACCTATCGGCCCGTCGGGGCAAGGTCGGCGGTATGACCGAGCGTGCGGGCGCGCGCGTCATCGGCGCTTCGGTGCCGCTCGGTGAGATGTTCGGCTATTCGACCACGCTTCGCTCGATGAGCCAGGGGCGGGCCGTGTATACGATGCAGTTCGCGCACTACGACGAGGTTCCGAAGTCGAAAGCCGAGGAAATCATGGCGACCGACGGCGGCGGAGCCGACTGA
- the tuf gene encoding elongation factor Tu, with protein MGKPIFERTKPHVNVGTIGHVDHGKTTLTSAITMTQAKKFGGDAIAFDQIDKAPEERARGITIATAHVEYETANRHYAHVDCPGHADYVKNMITGAAQMDGAIVVVSAADGPMPQTREHILLARQVNVPYIVVFMNKVDMVDDEELLELVELEIRELLSEYDFPGDDIPVVMGSALGALEAEGEEGEATKCIQELMDAIDSYIPVPKRDIDKPFLMPVEDVFSITGRGTVATGRIERGIVKKGEEVEVVGMTDKSRKTVVTGVEMFRKILDEGRAGDNAGLLLRGVGKDEIQRGQVLAAPGSITPHTKFKAEVYVLTKEEGGRHTPFFNGYRPQFYFRTTDVTGAAQLPEGVEMVMPGDNVQMEVELIMPIAMDPELRFAIREGGRTVGAGVVTEIIE; from the coding sequence ATGGGCAAGCCGATATTCGAGCGAACGAAGCCACACGTAAACGTGGGCACGATCGGTCACGTGGATCACGGGAAGACGACTCTGACGTCTGCGATCACGATGACGCAGGCGAAGAAGTTCGGTGGAGACGCGATCGCGTTCGATCAGATCGACAAGGCACCTGAAGAGCGGGCGCGCGGGATCACGATTGCGACGGCACACGTGGAGTACGAGACGGCGAACCGTCACTACGCGCACGTGGATTGCCCGGGCCACGCGGACTACGTGAAGAACATGATCACGGGTGCAGCGCAGATGGATGGTGCGATCGTGGTGGTGAGCGCAGCGGACGGACCGATGCCGCAGACACGGGAACACATCCTTCTGGCTCGTCAGGTGAACGTGCCGTACATCGTCGTGTTCATGAACAAGGTGGACATGGTGGACGATGAGGAGCTGCTGGAGCTGGTGGAGCTGGAGATTCGGGAGCTACTGAGTGAGTACGACTTCCCGGGCGACGACATCCCGGTGGTGATGGGCTCGGCGCTGGGGGCTCTGGAGGCTGAGGGCGAGGAGGGAGAAGCGACGAAGTGCATCCAGGAGTTGATGGATGCGATCGACTCCTACATCCCGGTCCCGAAGCGGGACATCGACAAGCCGTTCCTGATGCCGGTGGAGGACGTGTTCAGCATCACGGGCCGGGGGACGGTGGCGACGGGTCGTATCGAGCGCGGGATCGTGAAGAAGGGCGAGGAAGTGGAGGTGGTGGGAATGACGGACAAGAGCCGGAAGACGGTGGTGACCGGCGTGGAGATGTTCCGGAAGATTCTGGACGAAGGCCGAGCGGGCGACAACGCGGGACTGCTACTGCGTGGTGTGGGCAAGGACGAGATCCAGCGAGGCCAGGTACTGGCGGCTCCGGGCTCGATCACGCCGCACACGAAGTTCAAGGCGGAGGTGTACGTTCTGACGAAGGAAGAGGGAGGCCGGCACACGCCGTTCTTCAACGGCTACCGTCCGCAGTTCTACTTCCGCACGACGGACGTGACGGGCGCGGCGCAGCTACCGGAAGGTGTGGAGATGGTGATGCCGGGCGACAACGTTCAGATGGAAGTGGAGTTGATCATGCCGATCGCGATGGATCCGGAGCTACGGTTCGCGATTCGTGAAGGTGGTCGTACGGTTGGTGCTGGTGTGGTCACGGAGATTATCGAGTAG